The Fictibacillus phosphorivorans genomic sequence TCTCTATTCCCTTATCTTTATGCGATGCTGGGCTTGGGTGTGTCTGTACATCATTAAAAACGAAGGAACCTTTTTATTTTTTCAAACGTACTAGAAATAAATGGTTCAAATAAAAAGTGATCCATACTATAATTGAGCATGGAATGAGGTGAAGATGTGAATAAAACGAAAAAACTTATTGCAGGTGTATCCTCTGCATCTGTTGCAGTTATGCTCTCTGGCTGTAACGACCAAGCACAAGATATTCCACCAGAGCCAACTGATACGGAATGTCAAGATTGGGAATGGGATGAAGACGATGGCGTATATGAATGTGATGATGCCGGTTCTCGTTATTTCGGTCACTATTACCACGGTGGAAGTTACTACAAAGGAAAGAGCAGCTTATTAAAAAGTTCTGCTTATAAATCCTACAAAAGTAGTTCGAGTTTCAAAGGCGGCGGATCTGGCTTCGGAGGAAGCAAAGGATTTGGCGGATAAATCATGAGGAGTTGTGAAGATGGATAACTTATTTCTTAATTTTGCCCTTTATGCGGCTACAGGGCTTGGTTTACTTTTTGTCGGCTTCATTATATTTGAACTAACAACAAAAACGAAAGAACTGCAGTTAATTAGTAAAGGAAATTGTGCAGCAGCATTATCACTTGGAGGAAGACTTTTTGGTCTCGCTTTTGTCATTGGATCATCAATCGCAAATTCTTTGAGCATCGTTGATCTGCTGATTTGGGGATCTGTCGGGATTATTGCCCAAATCGTTGCTCTGTTCGTAGCAGAACACCTAGCGATTCGTTCGAGCATCTCAAAAGCAATTGATGCAGATAACAAAGCCGTTGGACTTCTTGTTATGTTTTTGAGTGTTTCCGTTGGTTGGGTTATCGCTCAGTGTCTTACATATTAATAAATAAGGCTGTTTTCGTAAACTTTGATGCTTTTGGAAGTGTTGATTTCCGTTCCAGGCTGCTCGCTTTCCACGGGGCAGGCGCTGAGCCACATTCGTACGTTTCACTCTTAAGTGTCTCAGCTGCCTAGTTGCAGTGGCTAGCCCCTCGAGGTCAAAAGTTCAACGGTCAAGAAGGCAAATTGCGCCTTCATAGCCCATTCAACTTTTGCTGGTCGGGGGCTGAACGAGCCACTTCCACTTTTCGAGCTGCCCGCCTTAAGAAGTTTCTTGCTCCTGCGTCTAAAAGTGATGCTTCGTAGTATGCTTTCTCGTCGCATGCCTTGCAAGGAGTTTCTCATGTGGTAGGCACGCACCTTCCACTCCAATCAATTGTCCAAGGAGTTCAAAGCAACAATCTTTTAGAAAAGAGCGATAAATAAAAAGCATGTGGCATCTGCCACATGCTTAAATTTTATCCCCTACATACATCACATAAACAGCACGGTCTTCATCTATTTCAGCTGAATCACGTAAAAACTGTCCTTTACCAGGTATATCTACTACGTCTTTTAATAAATAACGGATAACATCCCAATGGCTGTTTAAAGCTTGCGTATGAAGTACAGGCATATCTCCTGAAGAGTTGTAAGAGCGGAATTCTAAAAATATTCCTCTTCCTTTATAACTTGTTTCATCTGTAAATCTTCGTGCTTCCCCTACCTCTTTTACGATTAGTATCTCTTCGCTGCCTTTCATCTCATTCGATTGTAGCTCATACTCTTTTCCTCCAGTTACAAAATATTCACAGAGCTGTCGGGCATATTTTTCATCGTTATGCATGTTTTCAGGAATCTTATATGTTAAGAAAGCTTCATAGTCATAATCTCGTTCAATAAAATAAGTGAGTTCCATTATTTTCATCCTCTTTATAATTTGTTATGTTTATCATACCAGTTTACTGTTAGATATGTATGTTTTGGAGGTAATCACACGCATGACCTATATAGTTAATAGACAAAAATTTTACAATAAGCTACCTGAATTTTGGGCCGATATGTATGGTCAAGAATATGCTTTATATGAACCTGCTGAAATCTCAGAAGATGCTGTAAGAGATGCGAGAAATCTTGGTGAAAGAGCTGGTCATATATTGTTTAAGACGGCTTCTCTTCTGCAATCTGAAGATATTGAAGATGATACTTTGCAGCTTTTAGGTTTTCCATCAGCTCTAAATTCTTTTCTTCGTCATCAGACCCCATTAGCAAAAACGGTTATCGGTAGGATCGATTCAATCGAAACACCTGAAGGTCATAAAATTATGGAGTTTAACAGTGATACTCCCACTTTTATTTTCGAATGCTTCAAGGTAAATGGTTTGATCTGTAAACATCACGGATATAGAGATCCAAACGAAGAAAAAGAAAAACAATTACAGAACGCTGTTCGCTCCTCCATCTTAAGTGCCTATCGAAACTTACAAAAAGAGCATGCACCTTATATTGTTTTCACAGCACATGAAGAGAACATAGAAGATAAGCATACTGTTCTGTATCTAAAGGAGCTCTCAGGGTTTCCTTCTGAGTTTGTACCTTTGGAAGAATTGGTCATACGAAAAGGAATCGGCTTATTCGATCAAAAGGGGAAAAAAATCGATGTTTTATATAGACAGACTTTTCCGATCGAGCTTCTTATACAAGATGTAGACAAAGTCACTAACGAAGATATCGGATTACAGCTTACGGAGCTTGTCGTTCAAAATAAATTGGCTGTCATCAATCCCCCTTCGGCCTTTTTGTTGCAAAGTAAAGCCATTTTAGCTGTTATATGGGGTTTACACGAAGAACGCTCTCCTTACTTTACTAGTGAAGAACACGAATGGATCGAGCGCTATTTCTTACCTACCTACCTTGAACCAGAAACGTTTTTAAAGAACAAAGAAAAGTATGTGCAAAAGCCTGTGTTTGGCCGAGAAGGAGATACGGTTCGTATATTTGATGGTAACGGCGTCATGATAGATCAAGACAAACATCTTAGTTATGATCACTATGTAAGTGTTTATCAAAAGTATGTATCCCTCCCAAAAATGACGTTTCAATCTGTAAAAGGCATTCAGAAAGGCTACCGCATGACAGGAACATTTCTCATCAATGGAAAAGCAAGCGCATTTGGGTATCGTATCGGAAACGCGATAACCGATAACCTTTCCTACTTTTTGCCATCTTATATAAAACAAACGTAGCGCATGCCCAAAAGGCACGCGCTACGTTTATTTATTTTACAGCCATGAAGACATATTACAGGATGCTTTTTCTTTTGCACGATCGTAAAGTGTTTTTATTTCCATATCACGCGCGTAAAGTTCATCAGAACGATGATTTCTCTTAATAGAAAAAGTTATCGTTACAAAAAACAAGTGTAGTGTAAACATAAAATTTTTAGCTCCTTCGTTTCAATTGTATTTTTCCCCTCAGGTTGAATCCTTCTCCGTTAAAAGCCAAGTCAGCAGTGTAATTCCAATCATTATCATTGTCTTCTCCTCCTCTAAGATTTATAAAAAAACACCGCAGGATAATCCTGCGGTGTTAAATAGGCACACAAAAAACCGCAGGCATTCGACCCGCGGTGTCTTTTAATGAATGTTAAACAGACAAACTGCTCCAGTGGGCGGTCGAACGTATAGAATTATTCAATTGATAGATGGCTTTGTTGTACATCATCATCGTGTTCAACCTCCTTTGAAATAATTTACTTTACTTAGAAAACCTTACACCATTTACCAATAAGTGTAAAGCTTTTTTATCCTAGATAAGTATATGCATCTGAAATGAAATGTTCACTAAAATCATTCAGGTTTTCTATAAATAGGCAATCCCTTCATAAGATAATTATGTGTACACTTTCACAAACTTTTACTATAATTATGAGTGTAAAGGGGGAAATACAAATGATACATCCTAAGGTCATCTTTGCTTCAACCCGGCCTTTTTCATTGACAGCATCAGTCATTCCTGTAATCTTCGGAACAATCCTTGCATTGCAGTGGACAAGCATTCATTGGACTACTTTCTTACTAACACTTTTTGGCGCTGTTTTTCTTCAGTGCGGAACAAACTTAGTGAACGACTATTTCGATCATGTTAAAGGTGCGGATATTCCTGGATCGCTGAGTCCATCTGGTGTAATTGACCGCAAAGAGATGACTCCTCGCCAAGTATATATCACAGGACTTATTTTCTTTGCACTAAGTATTATCGTGGGACTTATCCTAACCGCACTTACCGGCCCTGTAGTACTTTATTTCGGGATTCCGTCACTCCTTGTAGGCTACTTTTACACAGCTACTCGTTATGCACTTGCTTACAATGGATTAGGTGAAATTGCTTCTGGAAGTACGTTGGGTATTCTCGCAGTTGTTGGTTCTTTCTACACACAAACATTAACCTTAAACACAGAGATCTTTTTAGCCGCTATTCCTAACGCTCTTCTAGTGATGGCTATCTTACATGCTAACAATTTGCGCGACTTCGATACAGATAAACAGATCGGTAAAACAACCGTTGCTGGATTGATCGGAAGAAAAGCATCGCGATTAGAATATTATGTATTAATGCTTGGTGCATATGTAAGTCTATTAGCTCTAATATTCTTAGATATCCTACCGCTTTGGAGCCTTATTGCTGCGATCACACTTCCTATTGCATTAAAGGGGTTGAAGATTGCGATTTCCACGTGGGATGCCAAAGAATTAAACAAAGCACTTGGTTTAACTGCACTACTTCATATGGCTTTTGGTATCCTACTTTGTGTTGGTACATTAACGGGAATCCTTTTATAAGCAGACAAAAAAGTCCACTTGTAGAAAGTGGACTTTTTCTTTTACCCTTTTCCAGCTTGAAAGCCTGGATATAACGTCATACCGCCGTCAGCAATCAGCGTTAATCCTGTGACATAACTAGCTTGATTCGAGGCTAGCCAAACCGCGGTCGCTGCGATTTCCTCTGGCTCACCTATATATCCCATAGGAATTAACTTTAAGACTCCTTCTTTTTGTTTCGGATCAGAAAACTTCTCTGCATTGATCGGTGTATTAATCGCACCTGGTGCAATGCTATTAATTCTGATTCGTTTAGGAGCATATTCAAGTGCGAGCGTTTGTGTCATCAGCTTAATTCCGCCTTTACTTGCTGCGTAATGCACAAAATGCGGCCATGGAATGATCTCATGCACACTCGACATGTTAATGACAGCTCCTTGGATATCATGCTCTAAGAAGTAATCGATCGCTTCTCTGCAACCTAAAAACTGGCCGGTTAAATTTGTAGATATAACTTTGTTCCAATCGTCCAATGTGAGCTCATGGGATGGCACTTCATTTTCAATACCTGCGTTGTTAATCATGATGTCTAGCGATCCAAACTCACTAATTGTTTTTTCGATAAGTTGTTTGATGTCACCTTCTTTTGTTACATCCCCTTGTACAGCAATTGCGTTTCCGCCGCTATTTTTAATTTCCTTAATCATTTCTTCTGTTTCTTTCACTTGTTTATCTGAATGAAAATTGATCACAACATTCGCTTGTTCTTGTCCGAATCTTAGTGCACAAGCTTTACCGATACCTGTGGCCGCGCCTGTGATAATAACCGTTTTTCCTTTTAAATCTGGATACATACTGTTCAGCTCCTCTATGATTTTGTGAATCCTAACATGACGCCGCCCGCTATGATGAGAACACAGCCTGAGATCACCCAAATGATTTCTTTTTTACTTCTTTTTTCACCTAAAAGAAAGATTCCTCCGAGTGTTGATATGATGATACCTGTTTGGGAAAGTGAAAAACTTGTCGCGATTCCGATAAGAGGCAATGACAGCAATAATGTAAGATTACCTGTGCTCCAAATCAAACCTGTTAAAATATTTCGAACAGAGTACTTATTGAAAGGCTTATGCTTAAACGATAAAACGAGCGCACCTATAAACATCCCTACCGCCTGAGGTAGAATCGCCTGCCAACCGTTTACTTCGAACCATCTGATAATAACGACGTATGTTACATACCCAATCGTAGAAATAAGGAGAATGGTTAGTCCTTTTTTAAAGTTTTGTTTGTCTTTTTCGTCGCCTTGCTCACTTCTTCTAGATGTTAATAAAGCTCCCGCTATAATTGCACATATTGCAATAATTCCGATGATGATCTCGGTAGTTGTTTTCCATTCATGAAAAACGATGACCCCAAACAATGTTGTTCCGAACAACTGCATGCCTGTTGAAAGAGGAACAATCTTAGAAACCCCTAAATAATCAACACTAGCAAATTGGTTCCGCTGTCCGATCACCCAGAAGATTCCTGATACGATACCAATCGCAAAAACTGTGATATTAAGATCAGGTTGTACGATAAAGAATGCAACAATCGAAAACAACAGAGCTCCGAGTGTCATTCCAAATGTTTGACTGTGAAAATCTCCACCGAGTTTTTCGCTCACTAATACGATACTTCCCCAGCAGACTGCTGTAATAAGTGCCCAGATGATACCCACTAACTCCACTTCTTTCTTAAAATAGATTGTTAAAACTTAGTATGACCTTCATCGGCCGTTCTGTATCCATACCCGATTGTTATATCTCAATAAACTATCTAATTTGAACTTATGAGAGTCTGGAAAATTAAGCTTTCTAAGTCATACCACCTATGTAGTTTTTCGAAAACGCTTTCTTTTAAAACATAAAAAATACCGCCCCTACATAAGGGACGGTACGTGAAAATATCTATATCGTTTATTCACTTAATTCTTGTAATTGTGTTTTGCACTTTCTCACGACTCTATACATAAGTGCCGTGAACCCTAAGCACGTAGTAGATGCAATACCTAGTGTGATGGATTGAACAAAGTTTTTGTCTTCAACAGGAAGTACCAGTCCTAAATAAAAGAACGTGCTAACAGCCAATAAAATAAAACCGAAGCGCTGGTAGTCAGCGATTTTCTTTTGAATGAATTCAGCATTGTTTTTCATAACGGTGTCTACCTCCTACTCCTAATCTCTATATAAAGGATAACATAGGTAAGATAGCGACCTACCAAGCAGTTTTTGACAAAAGCGTGAAGTAATTTTGTCTAAATTGTGATCAAAAATTTGCATCATATACCTTAAATTGAACGTGAATATATCTTTTATTTATTAGAGTCAAAATAGCTTCAATGTGGTGTCTTTGAAACTGTTATCAGCGTATACCTCGCGGGCATTTGTAGGAATAATTCAGCGATTTCAAGAATTATTCCTGGAAGTTTTGTAATTAATCCGGCGAGTTTTGGACTTAATTCAGCGAGTTTTCCTCATAAACCGGCAAGTTTACATATTTCGACAGTTGCAATGTATCTTATACCCCTCACTATGTACTCGAAGAGGCTTTTTCAGGTTTTCATTCCTTAAATCTTGACTTATCAACACACACTAACCAACACAAAAAAGAACAAGTGCCTATTAAAGCACTTGTTCTAGCCACTGTGTTCAACTCTTTAACTTAAAGCATTCTTCAGATCATCGATCAGATCGTCAGCATCTTCAATACCAACTGAGATTCGAACCAATCCATCAGTTATTCCTAACTCTGCTCTTCGTTCTGCAGGTATAGAAGCATGTGTCATTCGAGCAGGAACCGAGATCAAACTCTCAACTGCGCCTAAGCTTTCTGCAAGTGTGAAATATTTTACCTTTTTCAAAAGTGCATCAGCATTCGCTTGTGAACCAACATCAAACGATACCATACCACCAAAGCCGCCAGATTGCTTTTTAGCTATCTCGTGCTGAGGATGATCTTCTAGTCCTGGGTAATAAATTTTTTCTACAGCTGAATGAGATTTTAAAAATTCAACGATTTTCGTCGTATTGCTTTCATGAGCTTCCATACGCAACCCAAGCGTTTTAATCCCACGAATGAGCAACCATGAATCTTGAGGCCCTAAAACGCCGCCTGTTGAGTTTTGTACGAAATGCAGATCTTCTCCTAGCTTTTCATCGTTTACTACGACTAGACCTGCTACAACGTCACTATGACCACCAATATATTTCGTTGCAGAGTGAAGAACTATATCTGCTCCTAATTCGATCGGGTTCTGCCAGTATGGTGTATTAAACGTATTATCCACCATGAACAGAAGGTTTTTCGCTTTTGCCCAAGAAGCTACAGCTTCGATGTCTGTAACCTTTAATAGAGGATTTGTAGGTGTTTCTACATAGACCGCTTTCGTGTTTGGTTTTAATGCAGCTTCGATCTGTTCGATGTCCGTTGTATCTACAAACGTTGAATCGATTCCAAGACGGTTCAAGACCTTCGTCATCACACGATACGTACCACCGTATACATCATCTGTTAGAATAACGTGATCACCAGAATCAAATAACATCATAACAGCAGTAATGGCAGCCATTCCTGAGCCAAACGCAAATCCGCGTTTGCCTCCTTCTAGATCTTTGATCAGTTCTTCTAACGCATGTCGAGTTGGGTTCCCAGTACGAGAATATTCAAATCCGCTATGAACCCCCACATCTTCTTGCTTGTATGTGCTTACTTGGTAGATCGGAAATGACACAGCCCCTGTTGTTTTATCAGAAGGAATGCCTCCGTGGATCAGTTTTGTTTTACGTTTCATTATCAGATGCCTCCTTCATAAATTTTCTTGCTTAAATATCGCTCTGAACTATCTGCAAATATCGTGACAATGTTTTGTCCTGGTTGCGCGGTTTGTGCCTCAATGAGTGCAGCGTGTAAAGCAGCTCCTGAGGAGCTTCCAACAAGGAGCCCCTCTTTTTTGGCTAATTCAGCGACTCTTTGGAATGCATCAACATCCATTACCGTATGGATGCTGTTAAAATACGAGGAATCCATATATCCAG encodes the following:
- a CDS encoding RNA helicase; amino-acid sequence: MELTYFIERDYDYEAFLTYKIPENMHNDEKYARQLCEYFVTGGKEYELQSNEMKGSEEILIVKEVGEARRFTDETSYKGRGIFLEFRSYNSSGDMPVLHTQALNSHWDVIRYLLKDVVDIPGKGQFLRDSAEIDEDRAVYVMYVGDKI
- a CDS encoding DUF350 domain-containing protein, which encodes MDNLFLNFALYAATGLGLLFVGFIIFELTTKTKELQLISKGNCAAALSLGGRLFGLAFVIGSSIANSLSIVDLLIWGSVGIIAQIVALFVAEHLAIRSSISKAIDADNKAVGLLVMFLSVSVGWVIAQCLTY
- a CDS encoding aminotransferase yhxA, with product MNKTKKLIAGVSSASVAVMLSGCNDQAQDIPPEPTDTECQDWEWDEDDGVYECDDAGSRYFGHYYHGGSYYKGKSSLLKSSAYKSYKSSSSFKGGGSGFGGSKGFGG
- a CDS encoding GRP family sugar transporter, with the translated sequence MGIIWALITAVCWGSIVLVSEKLGGDFHSQTFGMTLGALLFSIVAFFIVQPDLNITVFAIGIVSGIFWVIGQRNQFASVDYLGVSKIVPLSTGMQLFGTTLFGVIVFHEWKTTTEIIIGIIAICAIIAGALLTSRRSEQGDEKDKQNFKKGLTILLISTIGYVTYVVIIRWFEVNGWQAILPQAVGMFIGALVLSFKHKPFNKYSVRNILTGLIWSTGNLTLLLSLPLIGIATSFSLSQTGIIISTLGGIFLLGEKRSKKEIIWVISGCVLIIAGGVMLGFTKS
- a CDS encoding YrhC family protein, giving the protein MKNNAEFIQKKIADYQRFGFILLAVSTFFYLGLVLPVEDKNFVQSITLGIASTTCLGFTALMYRVVRKCKTQLQELSE
- a CDS encoding YrzI family small protein encodes the protein MFTLHLFFVTITFSIKRNHRSDELYARDMEIKTLYDRAKEKASCNMSSWL
- the menA gene encoding 1,4-dihydroxy-2-naphthoate octaprenyltransferase, producing the protein MIHPKVIFASTRPFSLTASVIPVIFGTILALQWTSIHWTTFLLTLFGAVFLQCGTNLVNDYFDHVKGADIPGSLSPSGVIDRKEMTPRQVYITGLIFFALSIIVGLILTALTGPVVLYFGIPSLLVGYFYTATRYALAYNGLGEIASGSTLGILAVVGSFYTQTLTLNTEIFLAAIPNALLVMAILHANNLRDFDTDKQIGKTTVAGLIGRKASRLEYYVLMLGAYVSLLALIFLDILPLWSLIAAITLPIALKGLKIAISTWDAKELNKALGLTALLHMAFGILLCVGTLTGILL
- a CDS encoding bifunctional cystathionine gamma-lyase/homocysteine desulfhydrase; the protein is MKRKTKLIHGGIPSDKTTGAVSFPIYQVSTYKQEDVGVHSGFEYSRTGNPTRHALEELIKDLEGGKRGFAFGSGMAAITAVMMLFDSGDHVILTDDVYGGTYRVMTKVLNRLGIDSTFVDTTDIEQIEAALKPNTKAVYVETPTNPLLKVTDIEAVASWAKAKNLLFMVDNTFNTPYWQNPIELGADIVLHSATKYIGGHSDVVAGLVVVNDEKLGEDLHFVQNSTGGVLGPQDSWLLIRGIKTLGLRMEAHESNTTKIVEFLKSHSAVEKIYYPGLEDHPQHEIAKKQSGGFGGMVSFDVGSQANADALLKKVKYFTLAESLGAVESLISVPARMTHASIPAERRAELGITDGLVRISVGIEDADDLIDDLKNALS
- a CDS encoding glucose-1-dehydrogenase → MYPDLKGKTVIITGAATGIGKACALRFGQEQANVVINFHSDKQVKETEEMIKEIKNSGGNAIAVQGDVTKEGDIKQLIEKTISEFGSLDIMINNAGIENEVPSHELTLDDWNKVISTNLTGQFLGCREAIDYFLEHDIQGAVINMSSVHEIIPWPHFVHYAASKGGIKLMTQTLALEYAPKRIRINSIAPGAINTPINAEKFSDPKQKEGVLKLIPMGYIGEPEEIAATAVWLASNQASYVTGLTLIADGGMTLYPGFQAGKG
- a CDS encoding glutathionylspermidine synthase family protein, whose translation is MTYIVNRQKFYNKLPEFWADMYGQEYALYEPAEISEDAVRDARNLGERAGHILFKTASLLQSEDIEDDTLQLLGFPSALNSFLRHQTPLAKTVIGRIDSIETPEGHKIMEFNSDTPTFIFECFKVNGLICKHHGYRDPNEEKEKQLQNAVRSSILSAYRNLQKEHAPYIVFTAHEENIEDKHTVLYLKELSGFPSEFVPLEELVIRKGIGLFDQKGKKIDVLYRQTFPIELLIQDVDKVTNEDIGLQLTELVVQNKLAVINPPSAFLLQSKAILAVIWGLHEERSPYFTSEEHEWIERYFLPTYLEPETFLKNKEKYVQKPVFGREGDTVRIFDGNGVMIDQDKHLSYDHYVSVYQKYVSLPKMTFQSVKGIQKGYRMTGTFLINGKASAFGYRIGNAITDNLSYFLPSYIKQT